The Dictyoglomus sp. NZ13-RE01 sequence TTGCTCTTGGTGGCGGTGTTATAGGCGATCTTGTAGGATTTGTTGCGAGTACCTTTTTAAGAGGAATTGATTACTACCAAGTTCCTACCACATTACTTTCACAAGTTGATAGTTCCATCGGTGGAAAAACAGCCATCAATATACCAGAAGGAAAAAATTTAATAGGCTCTTTCTATCATCCTAAAGCAGTTTTTATAGATGTAAAAACATTAGATACTTTACCAGATAGAGAGTTTAGGAATGGACTTGCAGAGGTCATTAAATATGGAATCATATTAAATGAGGATTTATTTGAATTTTTAGATAAAAATTATGAAAAAATTTTAAAAAGAGATGAAAAAGCTATACTTCATATTATTAAAGAGAGTATATTGTGCAAAAAATATGTAGTAGAAAAAGATGAAAAAGAGAAGAACCTCAGAATGATCTTAAATTTTGGGCATACTATTGGTCATGCTATTGAAGCAAGAGGTCGATATAGCAAATATTTACATGGAGAGTGTGTTGCTATTGGTATGTATCTTGCAGTAAGGATAGCATATGTATTAAATATTTGTTCAAAGGATACCTTAGATAGAATAAAAAATATACTAATGAAATATGGATTTGATATTAATTCTCCTTATAAATCTTCCGCTCTTTTCCCATACATGTTAAGAGATAAAAAAGCCATATCTAAAAACTTGAGATTTATTCTACCAAAAAAGATAGGGGAGGTCACCATAGAAGAAAATATTCCTATTGAGATAATAAAGGATGTTATTGATAAAAAGGAGGATTTCTAAACATGATAATTGTTTTAAAGCCGGATGCAACCGACGAAGATATTCAGAAAATTGTTGAAAAACTTAAGGAATTTAATTACGGAGCCCATATATCAAGAGGTGAAACAAGAACGGTTATTGGTGCTGTTGGCGAAAAAAGAATGGAAGAAAAAATCCTAATAATGGAGCAATTGGAGGTTTTTCCATTTGTTGAAAAGGTCATACCTATTTTAACCTCTTATAAATTAGTTTTGAAAGAAATAAAGCCCGATGGAACAAAAATCAAAATAAATGACATTGTAATTGGAGGAAAACAAATAATTGTAATGGCAGGACCATGCGCTGTAGAAAGTAGAGAACAATTAAGAGAAACTGCAAAATTTGTTAAGGAAAAAGGAGCTAAGATATTAAGAGGTGGAGCTTATAAACCAAGGACCAGTCCTTACTCTTTCCAAGGACTTGGGGTGGAAGGATTAAAATTACTAAAAGAGGTAAAAGAGGAGTTTAATATACCTGTAATAACTGAAATTATGGATCCAAGGGACTTAGAAATAGCATTAGATTACATAGACATTATTCAGATTGGTGCTCGAAATATGCAGAATTTTTCTCTTCTAAAAGAAGTTGGTAAAGTAAAGAAGCCAGTCCTATTAAAAAGGGGTCCTTCTGCAACCTTAGAAGAATTTTTGTTTGCAGCAGAATACATATTATTAGGAGGAAATAGTGAAGTGATTCTTTGTGAAAGAGGTATTAGAACCTTCTCAGACTTTTCAAGAAATACCTTAGATTTATCTATAGTACCTGCTCTTAAAGAGAAGACTCATTTGCCAGTATTTGTGGACCCAAGTCATGGAACAGGGAGTTATAAATTAGTACCAAGCATGGCAAAAGCGGCAATAGCCTGTGGGGCGGATGGATTAATAATTGAAGTACATCCAAATCCTGAGAAGGCTCTTTCCGATGGACCACAATCTTTAAATTTCCAGGCTTTCGATAATTTAATGCAGGAACTTAGAAATATAGCCTCTGCTATAGGAAGAGACCTATGAGGATCGGAATTATAGGATTAGGACTAATTGGTGCTTCTTTGGCAAAGGCTTTTAAAAATAATAGCCTTTATGTTTGGGGTATCGATAAAGATGATAATGCAATAGAAGATTTAAGGTCTGAGAATATAATTGATAAGGGATATTCCACTATTGAGGAGGCAAAGGATGAATTAAAAGAGAGTGATTTTATATTTATTTGTGTATATCCATCAATGGTAAAAAAAATATTAGAAAGTATAAAACCGTATTTAAAGGAGGACCAAATTGTTATAGATTCAGCCAGTACAAAACAAAAAATTGTATTTTTTGCAAATAAAGATCCATTATTGACAAAAGTGTTTATCGGAGGTCATCCTCTTGCAGGAAAAGAAAATTCAGGATACAAAAATTCATCCGCAGACTTATTTAGAGGGAAGATATTTTTTTTAGTTCCTTCACAGGAAGTTACCTTTTTAAAAATAGATAAGGCTAAAGAATTGATAGAAAGTATTGGAGCAAGGGCAATGATTACAACCCCAATATATCATGATATAACCTTAGCTTATATAAGCCATCTTCCCCAAATTATTGCATATATTTTAGCGGATACTAGTATTAATAGAGATAGAGGAAAAACTTTTGGTACTGGTTTTAAGGATACTACAAGAATAGCAAAAAGTCCTGTCCCATTGTGGTTAGATATAATAAAGGAAAATAAAACACATATACTTAAATCCATGAGAGATTTTTATTCAAATTTTATTAGAGTTTACAATGCTATTGAAAAAGAGGAATGGGAAGAATTAGAGAAGATATTTAAAACTGCAAGAGAAAAAAGATTAAAAATTGAGGAGATAAATAATGAAGCTAATAAAAACTAAAAAAAGTTCTGGATTAAAGGGAAATATAGAGGTTCCTGGTGATAAATCTATCTCTCATAGAGCCTTAATATTTTCTTCTTTGGCTACAGGAATCTCTAAAATCCATAATTTTCTCTATGCTCAGGATTGTCTATCTACTCTAAATTGCTTAAAAAGTTTAGGAGTAAATATTTACAGAGAGAATGAAGTATTAGTAGTTGAAGGAAAGGGACTAAGAGGATTAGAAGAAGCGGATGATGTATTATATGCAGGGAACTCAGGAACAACTGTAAGACTTATGTTAGGAGTATTGGCTGGACAGCCAGGAAAAACAAATGTAATAACAGGAGATAATTCCTTAAGAAGAAGACCTATGAAAAGAGTAGTTGATCCCCTTATAAAAATGGGTGGAGTATTTCTGGGAAGAAAGGAAAGTAATTTCTTACCAATAGCTATTAGAGGAAATTACTTGAAAGGAATAGAATATGATTTACCAGTAGCAAGTGCCCAAGTAAAGTCCGCACTTCTCTTAGCAGGACTTCTTGCAGAAGGTAAAACTATTATAAGGGAGCCATCTTTATCAAGAAACCATACTGAATTAATCTTTGAATATCTCAATTTGCCTTTAAATAAGAGGGGATTGGAATTAGAAACTCATGGAGTGGAAAATTTCTTTGCAAAAGATTTTTATGTACCAGGAGATTTTTCATCCGCAAGTTTTTTAATAGCTGGAGCTTTATTAGTTCCAAACTCAAAACTTATAATTAAGAATGTAGGTATAAATCCAACAAGAATTGGAATGCTAAAAATTTTAAAAGATGCTGGTGCTAAGATAGAAATATTAAGAGAGGATGAATGGGGAAAAGAAAAAGTAGGAAATATTTTAGTTGAAACTTCAGAAATAAAAGGATTTACAGTAGAGGGAGAAATTGTTCCTACTTTAATTGATGAGGTTCCAATTCTTGCAGTTATTGCTACTCAAGCAAAAGGCAAAAGTTATTTTAGAAATGTGGAGGAATTAAAAGTAAAAGAATCAGATAGAATAAAAGCAATATTAGAGAATATACGAAGAATGGGAGGAAAGGGTGAAGAAATAGAGAATGGTTTTGTTATTGAGGGACCAGTAAATTTGAAGGGAGCAGAAATAAATTCATACAATGATCACCGAATTGCCATGTCCTTTATTATAGCTGGACTCATATCTGAAGGAGAAACAATAGTGGAAAGAGACAGCATAGATATATCATTTCCCAATTTCATTGATATTTTAAAGGGTATTGGAGGTGAAATTTTTGAGTTATGAACCAAAGTGGGTTGACGATAATATAAAAGTATTAGTCAAAGCTATTTTAACCCTAAAGAATGAAGAAGAAGTTTTAAGATTTTTAGAGGATATTTGTACTATTAATGAGATAAAGGAATTAGCTCAAAGACTAATGGTAGCAAAGATGCTATATGAAGGAAAATCTTATGAAGAGATAGAAAAAACAACTGGCACAAGTTCTGCAACGATTAGTAGAGTTAAAAAGTTTCTATATTATGGAGCGGATGGGTATAAAATCGCATTAAGCAGAATCCTAAATAAAAAGGAAGAGGGAGAATAAATCTCCCTCTCTTATGCATACAACCAACACTTTACCCAATGATTATCAGAAACCATTATTTCAGGTGGTTCTTGTTTACATTTATCCATAGCTTGCGCACATCTTGGCGCAAATCTACATCCTTCTGGAGGATTTATGAGATTTGGTGGTTCTCCAGGAGGAACATCTCTTAATTTTTTTCTATTTTCAGGATCTGGATCGGGAATTGCTGAAAGAAGTGCTCTTGTATAAGGATGCATTGGATTATTCAAAAGTTCTTTTGTATTTGCCCTCTCTACTAAATTTCCCGCATACATGATGAATATCCAATGAGAGAAAGCTCTTACAGTAGCAAGATCATGAGTTATATAAATCAAACTCATATGAAGTTTATCCTGTAATTCTCTTAATAGCTCAAGGATCTCTATTCTTACTGATGCATCAAGCATTGATACAGGTTCATCCGCCACAACAAGCTTCGGATTCATAATTAAAGCTCTTGCTATAACAACCCTTTGCATCTGTCCACCACTAAGCATATGAGGATACTTAGGAGCAAAATCTTCTACAGGAGTTAATTTAACACTCTCTAAGGCTTTTAATATCATCTCTCTTCTTTCTTGTGGAGTACCAATTTTATGAATAAGAAGAGGTTCCTCAAGAATCCTATAAATGGTAAGGTGGGATGGAAGTGCTCCAAAGGGATCTTGCTGAACTAAACCTGTCTCTTTTCTATACCACTGAAGTTCTTTAGAATCTAAATTTGTTATATCTTTTCCATCAAAATAAATCTTACCAGAAGTGGGTTCATAGAGCCTTAAAATGGTCTTTCCAAGAGTCGTTTTACCACTTCCACTTTCCCCAACAAGGGATATAGATTCTCCCTTTTTCAATTCAAAATTTATTCCATCAACGGCTCTTACATATAGAGGATGAGAAAGTAATCCTTTTCTAATCTCAAACCATACTCTTAAATTTTCAACTTTTAATAAAATATCGTTGTTATTCATGGCTCTCACCTATATAACATTTTGCATAGTGTTCTTCTCCTTTTTTAAACATAGGAGGTTCTTTTACTCTACAGATATCCATTACATATTGACAGCGAGGATGGAATCTACAACCTTGAGGCGGATTGATTAAACTTGGAGGAGATCCTGGAATAGATCTTAACTTTTTATCAGTTCTAAGAGTTGGTACACTATTTAAAAGCATCATAGTATAACCATGGGCTGGTCTACTATAAAATTCATCTGCAGGACTTATTTCTACAATCTCGCCAGCATACATAACTGCTACCCTATCTGCTAATTCACTTGTAGTAGCTATATCATGGGTTATAAAGATATAGCTTAAATTCAATTCTTTCTTGAGTA is a genomic window containing:
- the aroB gene encoding 3-dehydroquinate synthase, with protein sequence MEEIRINIPNNEYSIYIGKNCLSYCSNFTNSYSSIFIVTHPFLAWQYGDQLKNSLEEKNYSPNFIFVPTGEKSKSIKEFVKIHRTLAKLNADRKSLLIALGGGVIGDLVGFVASTFLRGIDYYQVPTTLLSQVDSSIGGKTAINIPEGKNLIGSFYHPKAVFIDVKTLDTLPDREFRNGLAEVIKYGIILNEDLFEFLDKNYEKILKRDEKAILHIIKESILCKKYVVEKDEKEKNLRMILNFGHTIGHAIEARGRYSKYLHGECVAIGMYLAVRIAYVLNICSKDTLDRIKNILMKYGFDINSPYKSSALFPYMLRDKKAISKNLRFILPKKIGEVTIEENIPIEIIKDVIDKKEDF
- the aroF gene encoding 3-deoxy-7-phosphoheptulonate synthase — encoded protein: MIIVLKPDATDEDIQKIVEKLKEFNYGAHISRGETRTVIGAVGEKRMEEKILIMEQLEVFPFVEKVIPILTSYKLVLKEIKPDGTKIKINDIVIGGKQIIVMAGPCAVESREQLRETAKFVKEKGAKILRGGAYKPRTSPYSFQGLGVEGLKLLKEVKEEFNIPVITEIMDPRDLEIALDYIDIIQIGARNMQNFSLLKEVGKVKKPVLLKRGPSATLEEFLFAAEYILLGGNSEVILCERGIRTFSDFSRNTLDLSIVPALKEKTHLPVFVDPSHGTGSYKLVPSMAKAAIACGADGLIIEVHPNPEKALSDGPQSLNFQAFDNLMQELRNIASAIGRDL
- a CDS encoding prephenate dehydrogenase; its protein translation is MRIGIIGLGLIGASLAKAFKNNSLYVWGIDKDDNAIEDLRSENIIDKGYSTIEEAKDELKESDFIFICVYPSMVKKILESIKPYLKEDQIVIDSASTKQKIVFFANKDPLLTKVFIGGHPLAGKENSGYKNSSADLFRGKIFFLVPSQEVTFLKIDKAKELIESIGARAMITTPIYHDITLAYISHLPQIIAYILADTSINRDRGKTFGTGFKDTTRIAKSPVPLWLDIIKENKTHILKSMRDFYSNFIRVYNAIEKEEWEELEKIFKTAREKRLKIEEINNEANKN
- the aroA gene encoding 3-phosphoshikimate 1-carboxyvinyltransferase — translated: MKLIKTKKSSGLKGNIEVPGDKSISHRALIFSSLATGISKIHNFLYAQDCLSTLNCLKSLGVNIYRENEVLVVEGKGLRGLEEADDVLYAGNSGTTVRLMLGVLAGQPGKTNVITGDNSLRRRPMKRVVDPLIKMGGVFLGRKESNFLPIAIRGNYLKGIEYDLPVASAQVKSALLLAGLLAEGKTIIREPSLSRNHTELIFEYLNLPLNKRGLELETHGVENFFAKDFYVPGDFSSASFLIAGALLVPNSKLIIKNVGINPTRIGMLKILKDAGAKIEILREDEWGKEKVGNILVETSEIKGFTVEGEIVPTLIDEVPILAVIATQAKGKSYFRNVEELKVKESDRIKAILENIRRMGGKGEEIENGFVIEGPVNLKGAEINSYNDHRIAMSFIIAGLISEGETIVERDSIDISFPNFIDILKGIGGEIFEL
- a CDS encoding DNA-binding transcriptional regulator, producing MSYEPKWVDDNIKVLVKAILTLKNEEEVLRFLEDICTINEIKELAQRLMVAKMLYEGKSYEEIEKTTGTSSATISRVKKFLYYGADGYKIALSRILNKKEEGE
- a CDS encoding oligopeptide ABC transporter ATP-binding protein, producing the protein MNNNDILLKVENLRVWFEIRKGLLSHPLYVRAVDGINFELKKGESISLVGESGSGKTTLGKTILRLYEPTSGKIYFDGKDITNLDSKELQWYRKETGLVQQDPFGALPSHLTIYRILEEPLLIHKIGTPQERREMILKALESVKLTPVEDFAPKYPHMLSGGQMQRVVIARALIMNPKLVVADEPVSMLDASVRIEILELLRELQDKLHMSLIYITHDLATVRAFSHWIFIMYAGNLVERANTKELLNNPMHPYTRALLSAIPDPDPENRKKLRDVPPGEPPNLINPPEGCRFAPRCAQAMDKCKQEPPEIMVSDNHWVKCWLYA